TTGGAAACTCTGGAACATATTTTGTATTTACAGCAATAATAGTTGCTCCTATTAAGTATGGAACCTCATAGTCATTTTGAGGGTCAAAATGATGAAGCTTCTCTAATACTAATGGGTCTAAGTTATTGTAATTTGGTAATTTACTCTTATCTAATTTATCAATCATTCCCTCTTTCATCATTATCTCTACATAGTCAGCTGACGGCATAACTATATCGTACCCATCTCCACCAGCTTTTAATTTTGTAAACATCTCTTCATTAGAGGAATAAATATCTTCTATTACTTTTATACCTGTTTCCTTTTCAAAATCTTCATAAATACTTTGAGGTATAGTATCAGCCCAACCATATACATATAATACGTCTTTACTTTCTTCTTTCCCTCCGCACCCTACTAATGCCATAGCTAAAGCAAGTGTACTTAATATTTTTTTCATTTATCAACCTCCTAAAACTTTATCAATATATATTATTCTAATATGAAATCTAGATTAAGTCAATTACTTCTTAATTCTTTTATATACCCTTCTATTTCGTCCAATATTCTCATTAAATCTTCTCTAAAATCTCCATTTTTTCCAATTGTTTTCATACTTATTTTTTCTAAATATATTAGAGATTTAAAAGCCGTGAATATATTTTTTTCAAAAACTACTCCATAACTACTTACTAATCTAAACATCTCCATTAATTTTCTAACTAATGTATTATTTGTTGGATAGCTTGAATTAAAAATTTGCTCCATATCTCTTACTACATACTCTAACTGTTCTTGAGATATTTTCTCCTTGGAAATATCATTAAATATCTCAGTAACCTTTCTAAAATCTCTTTTTAATGCATACTTTAGAAGTTTAAACAATCCTTCTTTTGTCTGAGTTGTTAAAATAGAGATGGTATTACAATCTAAGAAATGTATATTTCCCTCATCACTTAAAATAAGGTTTCCAGAGTGTAAATTATTATGAAAAACGCCAACTTTCAACATAAAAAATAACTGTGTTCTAATTAAATCTAGAACATCTTTATAACTTAATCTATTATATTGTAGTAATTCATAAAAATAACTTCCATACACAAACTCTGTTACTACTTTATCATCAGATGATAGATAAGCATATATTTTCGGAAATTTAATTCTTTTTAAAAACTTTATCTCTTTGTACTCATCAAGATACTCTATTAAATTTTTAGTATATCTTATCTCATTTCCTAAAACAAATTTCCTGTTAATACGTTCCTTTAAGTCTGTTAAAATTTCCTCTATTTTATATTCTTTATTTATCCAAGGTCTTAAATATTTTTGATATTTTAAAGTTTTTTCTATTTTATTTAATTTTTTAAAACAGTTATTTTTGGAAACTGGATTAACCGCCTTTATCGATATCTCAACTCCACTTTTTAGACACCCTTTAAAAAAACAGTTGATATCAGAGTAAGAATACGGATAATTATCATAATACTCTAATAGTGAAAACAAGGGATCATCTTTTTTTACTAAATTCAGCAAATGTTTTTCTTCCTTTTCTAAATGTGTTGTTTGAAATTCTGAAAGAAATAGACACTGTTCTATATTTAATAGATCAAATCTTGTTGAATACTCTTCAGCTATATAAATTCCTACTCTTCCTAAATCTGTTACACAGGATAATTTTTCAGCTCTTCCACTCTTTAGTGCTTTCATAAACTTTATAAATTTAAACGATAACATTTTTATCTCCTCTACTATGATTTTATCATTAAAATTATAATACATATTTTATATTCTGTAAATAACAAGGTTTTTATGGTATAATAAAAAGTAGAAAAATTTCAGGAGGATATTGTGGAATTTATAAATAGTTTAGATAATAGTACAATTAAAAGAATAAAAAAATTGAAACAGAGAAAATATAGAGAAGAGGAGAAAAAATTTTTAGCTGAAGGAAGAAAATTTTTAGATTTTGATTACCAACCAGAGTTAATCATATTAAAAGAGAATTTTGAAGAGATAGAAAATATCAATCAAAAGTTAGAAAAGTTTAATTGTAGAAAATTGGTGGTTAATGATAAAATTTTTAAAGAATTAACTTCCCAAGAAAACTCCCAAGGAGTTATCTTAGTATATCCTTACTGTACTAGTGATATTAACTCTCTACAAAAAAATATTGTAATTTTAGATAAAGTACAAGATCCTGGAAATCTTGGTACAATTATCCGTGTAGCTGATGCTGCTGGGTTTAGAGATATTTTATTAACTAAGGGAAGTGTTGATTGCTACAATGAAAAATGTGTAAGAAGTAGTATGGGCTCTATATTCAATATGAATATAATCTATATGGAAGAGGTTGCACTTTTAAAATATTTAAAGGAAAATAACTATAAATTACAGGTAACAGCCCTTGAGAAAAATTCAATAGAGTACACTCAGATGACTCTTGCTGATAAAAATGCTATAGTTTTTGGAAGTGAAGGGAACGGAGTGAGTAAAGAATTTTTAAACTCTGCTGATGAGTGCGTTATCATTCCTATATATGGAAGTGCTGAATCACTAAATGTAGCTATGGCTTCTGGTATTATTCTTTACAAGGTTAAAGAACTTGAAACTTTAAAGTAATTTTTTGCTAAAAGGATTTGTGATGGATAAATTTGAAGAGTTAGAAAAAATGGTAACTCTCGAGATTCCAGCTGGAGTTTTAGAGGAAAATGAATGTCCTATGAGTGCAGCTATTAGGGAGTTAGAAGAGGAAACAGGATACAGAGCTAATAAAATAGAAAAAATATGTGAATATTTTATGAGTCCTGGAATATCTGATGGAAAAAGTATAATAGGGGTGGAGTTTGCTAAAAGAAAAAGAGGAATATTATGAAAATAAAAAAGCTTTTCTTTCTTTCAATCATTCTATTACTCTTTACTAATTGTTCTCTTATTGGTGTAGATAAAAATGAAAAAATATCTAAATATTTTACTATGGGAGAAGCTATATATAGTAGTACTGCTATAAAAAAAGGTATTAAAAATACACCTAGTTGGAGTGAGAGAGCAAATATCAGATATACAGCTAAAAGACTTGATGAGGTTAGAACTATTCTCGGACGGCCTGTAGTAGTTAGTAGTTGGTTCAGAAGTGAAAAACTTAATAAAATTGTTGGGGGTTCCTCTACTTCTGGACATCGAACTGGAATGTCTGTAGATATTATATTGAAAAAAGGTAGTGCTGGAAAAAAAGAGTATGAAAAAGTTAAAACAAAGCTCAAAAGCTATGACCAACTCATATATTATCCTAATAGAGGGCATCTTCACATAGGATTTAAACAATATAAATTTCAAGAGAGAAAACAAGTTATGATTAAATATAATTAATTAGGTGATAATTATGTCTGAAAAAATAAAAAATATTTTAAGTCAAGAGAATTTTTCGAAGGAAGACCTACTTGAACTAATGAAGATAGATAACTCCGAAGATTTAGACTTACTATTTAAAAAAGCTTATGAGATAAAAGCTAAATATGTTGGGAGAAAGGTTTACTACCGTGGACTTATTGAGATAAGTAATAAATGTATAAAAAATTGTAAATATTGTGGAATAAGAAGAGATAACCATAATGTTGAGAGATTCTCTATGTCTAAAGCTGAGATAATGGAAGCTGTAAAGTGGATATATGATAATAACTATGCCTCTATAGCTCTACAATCTGGTGAAAGACAAGATGAGGAGTTTGTCTCTTTTATCGAAGACTTAATCAGAGAGATTAAAATTTTTTCCAATGGAAAACTAGGAATTACTCTATCACTTGGGGAGCAGAGTAAAGAGACATATAGAAGATGGTTTGAAGCTGGAGCTCATAGATATCTTCTTAGAATAGAATCAACAAATTTAGATATATATAACCATCTACACCCTATGGATAACAAACATACATTTGAAGTGAGAAAAAAATGTCTTGAATATCTAAGAGAGATTGGATATCAAGTTGGAACTGGGGTAATGATTGGACTTCCTAATCAAACTGAAGAAGACCTTGTAAATGATATCCTATTCTACAAAAATATGAATATAGATATGATAGGTATGGGGCCATATATTCTTCATAAGGATACTCCACTTGGTAAGGCGTGGGAAAATAGTGTAGTTAGTGTTGAAAAAAGAGTTGAGTTAGGATTAAAAATGATAGCTATTACTAGAATTTTCCTAAAGGATGTGAATATTGCTGCTACTACAGCTCTTCAAGGACTTGACCCTCAAGGAAGAGAGAAGGGGCTTCTTGCTGGAGCTAATATCCTTATGCCTACAGCAACAGCTCTTGAACATAAGGGAAAATACCTTCTTTATGATAATAAACCGGGAATAAATGATAGTGTTGAGAAAGCTAAAGAGATTATGGATAGTAATGTAAAAGCTATTGGTGATGAGATTGTTTATGGAGAGTGGGGGGATTCTCTACACTTTAAAAATAAGCAAAAATAGTTTTCATTAACAAAAGCACCTCACAATCTTATTTTTAAGATCTTGAGGTGCTCTTTTAATAATTAAAATTTATATCCTATTCCTGCTCCTATCTTCCATTCATTTTTCATATTTTCACGAGCAAATGAATAACTACTCACTATATCCATAAGCGTTCCATTTTGATGTTCATACTCATACTTTATGTGTGTTGTTATTATATCATTATTTTTCTCACCTACTAATACTCCAAACTCTTTTCCACCTTTATAGCTACTTTTTAATTCCGTTGCTTCTGAACCTGACACTATATTTTCATAATCTACCCCTGCTTTTAATATATGCTTTCCTTTACTTCCTAATACTTCTCTCTTTAAATCTCCTCCCACTTTTGCTGTTAAATAGTTAAACTCTTTTTCCTTTGTATCTAAAGACAATACTCCCTCTTCTCTTATCTTATCTTGCTTTATAAAAGTATATCCTACATTGAAATAAGGTTCAAAATATAAATTATCTTTTATCTCGTGGGTATATCTTATATCTGTATATATGTTTATTCCATTATCATTATAATTACCACTATATGATTGAGCGTTTGTTTTGTCATAGAAAATATTGCTATAATCTTTTGTTACTCTATCACCTTCATAATCTCCATACTGATATCCTACACCTAAAGCTATTCTCATATTATCAATATATTTTTTTCCATATACTCCTAAATAAATTGAATCACCATCTAATTTACTAGATGAGATCTTCGCTTCAGAATTTGTTCCTCCTAAAACTATTCCAACTGTATTATCTAAACTTAATCCATACTCTGCTTGAGCATAAGCTCCTGTTAATTTCATATCACTCTCTACACTTGATTT
This window of the Candidatus Fusobacterium pullicola genome carries:
- the hydE gene encoding [FeFe] hydrogenase H-cluster radical SAM maturase HydE is translated as MSEKIKNILSQENFSKEDLLELMKIDNSEDLDLLFKKAYEIKAKYVGRKVYYRGLIEISNKCIKNCKYCGIRRDNHNVERFSMSKAEIMEAVKWIYDNNYASIALQSGERQDEEFVSFIEDLIREIKIFSNGKLGITLSLGEQSKETYRRWFEAGAHRYLLRIESTNLDIYNHLHPMDNKHTFEVRKKCLEYLREIGYQVGTGVMIGLPNQTEEDLVNDILFYKNMNIDMIGMGPYILHKDTPLGKAWENSVVSVEKRVELGLKMIAITRIFLKDVNIAATTALQGLDPQGREKGLLAGANILMPTATALEHKGKYLLYDNKPGINDSVEKAKEIMDSNVKAIGDEIVYGEWGDSLHFKNKQK
- a CDS encoding RNA methyltransferase, which codes for MEFINSLDNSTIKRIKKLKQRKYREEEKKFLAEGRKFLDFDYQPELIILKENFEEIENINQKLEKFNCRKLVVNDKIFKELTSQENSQGVILVYPYCTSDINSLQKNIVILDKVQDPGNLGTIIRVADAAGFRDILLTKGSVDCYNEKCVRSSMGSIFNMNIIYMEEVALLKYLKENNYKLQVTALEKNSIEYTQMTLADKNAIVFGSEGNGVSKEFLNSADECVIIPIYGSAESLNVAMASGIILYKVKELETLK